One region of Streptomyces sp. CG4 genomic DNA includes:
- a CDS encoding pentapeptide repeat-containing protein, with protein sequence MALAVLAVMVLLGVVLLVLPGLIVDHDLAGGHLAAADRLNAVNNVRTTLLQTVGGAVVLFGAYATWRQLRVSQDGLHATREGNITDRFSRAVDQLGSDKLDVRIGGIYALWRIADHSDHDREAVVSIMAAYLRTHLPWPPQEPAVPAADVSINSVPPLETHAADAQTALTCLGVLYQERRPEWLNVSLTDLRRADCDGLSLHGVNFDGACMEAASVYQVNLSKASLIAANLRHAELGTSILHQVRCLQADLRGARLVKADLRSADFSGADLREANLRKARAQGAVFAGADLRLADLRGCDLTDTDLREARLEGALASDLTIWPTDFDAQTAGVVVTADPGIEPDNLLPAAALTRRVPLLQSEPMHGPSASAN encoded by the coding sequence GTGGCGCTGGCCGTACTGGCCGTGATGGTGTTACTGGGCGTCGTGCTCCTGGTTCTTCCGGGGCTGATAGTCGACCACGACCTCGCAGGTGGCCACCTCGCTGCAGCGGACCGGTTGAACGCGGTGAACAACGTGCGTACCACGCTTCTGCAGACGGTCGGCGGTGCGGTCGTCCTGTTCGGCGCCTATGCCACATGGCGGCAGCTGCGCGTCAGCCAAGACGGGCTGCACGCAACCCGCGAGGGGAACATCACCGATCGCTTCAGCCGGGCCGTGGATCAGCTCGGCAGTGACAAACTGGACGTGCGGATCGGAGGCATCTACGCACTGTGGCGGATCGCGGATCATTCCGACCATGACCGCGAGGCGGTCGTCTCCATCATGGCGGCGTATCTGCGGACACACCTTCCCTGGCCGCCGCAGGAACCCGCAGTTCCGGCGGCCGACGTGTCCATTAACTCGGTGCCCCCGCTGGAGACCCACGCCGCGGACGCCCAGACGGCGCTGACCTGCCTCGGGGTCCTGTACCAGGAACGCCGTCCGGAGTGGCTCAACGTCAGTTTGACCGACCTGCGCCGAGCCGACTGTGACGGATTGTCGCTGCACGGAGTCAACTTCGACGGCGCATGCATGGAAGCGGCGAGCGTCTACCAGGTCAACTTGAGCAAGGCGTCACTGATCGCCGCCAACCTGCGGCATGCCGAACTCGGCACTTCCATTCTCCACCAGGTCCGCTGTCTGCAAGCCGATCTGCGCGGCGCACGCCTGGTCAAAGCCGACTTGAGGTCGGCGGACTTCTCCGGTGCGGACCTGCGGGAGGCGAACCTGCGCAAGGCCCGTGCCCAGGGTGCCGTGTTCGCCGGTGCGGACCTGCGGTTGGCCGACCTCCGGGGCTGTGACCTCACCGACACTGACCTGCGAGAGGCGAGGCTGGAAGGCGCGCTGGCGAGCGACCTAACGATCTGGCCGACCGACTTCGACGCTCAAACAGCCGGCGTCGTTGTCACGGCGGACCCTGGCATCGAACCGGACAATCTGCTTCCGGCTGCCGCGCTCACGAGGCGAGTCCCGCTGCTGCAATCCGAGCCGATGCATGGTCCGTCAGCGTCGGCGAATTGA